A single genomic interval of Bradyrhizobium sp. sBnM-33 harbors:
- a CDS encoding ABC transporter ATP-binding protein, with protein MNTAAADAPLLQVGTLTKTFGGFTALDNISVDISKGERFGLIGPNGSGKTTLINCISGALKPQAGSVVFCGEDITQLPPHLRARRGIARSFQIPRPFRSMTVLENLMVGLDFASIDSRLPEEDVAMSILTRMGLASKAAAPSNTLSQVELRKMELARAMAVRPKLLISDEAMAGLSSSEVDEVLDLLISLGEEDITIIMIEHIMQAVMRFSERVMCLDAGKIIALGSPGEVMANKRVQEAYLGT; from the coding sequence ATGAATACAGCAGCCGCCGATGCACCCCTGCTGCAAGTGGGAACCCTAACAAAGACCTTCGGCGGCTTCACCGCGCTCGACAATATCAGCGTCGACATCAGCAAGGGCGAACGGTTCGGCCTGATCGGCCCGAACGGCTCGGGCAAGACCACGCTGATCAACTGCATCTCCGGGGCGTTGAAGCCTCAGGCCGGCAGCGTGGTGTTCTGCGGCGAGGACATCACGCAATTGCCGCCGCACTTGCGCGCGCGCCGCGGCATCGCCCGCAGCTTCCAGATTCCGCGGCCGTTCCGGAGCATGACCGTGCTGGAAAACCTCATGGTCGGGCTCGACTTCGCTTCGATCGATTCGCGCTTGCCGGAGGAAGACGTCGCGATGTCGATCCTGACGCGGATGGGACTCGCCTCGAAGGCGGCGGCGCCAAGCAATACGCTGAGCCAGGTGGAGCTGCGCAAGATGGAGCTCGCCCGCGCGATGGCGGTTCGCCCGAAGCTTCTGATTTCGGACGAGGCAATGGCCGGGCTGTCGTCCTCCGAGGTCGACGAGGTGCTGGATCTCTTGATCAGCCTTGGCGAGGAAGACATCACCATCATCATGATCGAGCACATCATGCAGGCGGTGATGCGTTTCTCCGAACGGGTGATGTGTCTCGACGCCGGAAAGATCATCGCGCTCGGCTCGCCCGGCGAGGTGATGGCCAACAAGCGGGTGCAGGAGGCCTACCTTGGCACTTAG